The nucleotide sequence ctgtgatgtcaccagtgttgtggtGATACCAACTGCCTCTGAGCTATTCCTTCAGAGCCTACTGGGTTCAGAAGCAGGCATGCTGTCCAGGCTGCACAGGATATTTCGGAGGGAGAATAGAATACAGACAGAGACCAGGCctaggcagaagaggcagaaggaggctgGTCTTCTGTCTTGTTgggaaacaaggaagaaatggtcatggggaaggcacagtgagtcctgggcaagggtcagggagcttcctggaagaggtggGCTTAGGCGGGTCCTACCAGTAGTAGGGCTTATGATCTGGATCCTTGATATTGCTCAATGGCAGACCCAGATTCAAGAATTTCAGATGATTAGTTTTTCAGAGAGCCAGGAATTTACAAGCCTGCAGTTGCTTTGCTCAGAGATCTTAATTTCCTGATTTGGGAATTATGTCAGGGGGAAAGCTCTGTGAGAAGAGCACAATGGTGCTGTCAAGATAGAGTGTTGAAGCCCATAATCTTCAACAGTTTCCTGTAGTTTACATGAGTATGTGAAACCAAAGACAGGGAACGATATTCCACTGCTCCTGAATCAAGGTCTCAGACACTTTGGTTTTGAACAAACATGATGTGGCCTGATTTACTGTATGGGTTAGTGTAGTAGAGTGTGAGCTTGCATCACCAATTTTAAGAAGTCCTGACAGGTGTTAGCTTGTGGGAGATGTTAGGTACTAGTGTTTATGGTCAATCTGTTGGTGCTAAGCATTATGGAGTAAATACATTGTCCGATAAGACCTGACAGTGCCCTCCCATGCTTCTTGCCTGGGTCTGCTTATACAATTGAGGGCTAGGGGGACTGTAGTAGTGAGTGAGGCTTATGTTTAGTGAAGGTGGTTGGGAACAGGGACATAGCTGAGGAGTCCAGCTCAAAGATGATTTTCGGTTCTTTCAGGgattcactgtgtctctagaATTTCCTGTTCCTTGGGCTTATGTTTGGGACTAAGTATAGTTTCTCAATTCCCTGTCAATTTATCTCTACAAGTTTACTAGTGTTGATCTACCTACAGGGTCTGTTGGAAAGGCATCATCACAACCGTCCAACATCAATGAggaggagcagagaatgaagaggTTGGACAAGCTCAAAAGGGatctccagaagatggaaaatgagagaaatgaacTCCGGGGAATCCTGGCCCATTATACTAACAAGGACTTGAACGACAGGTAGTCATTATGCCCAGTTCTTTGCTGAGTCTCTTGGGCCCTCTATGTTAACCCCAGATTTCCTCTTATCATAGGAGGCTACAATTCCAGGCTGACTTCATGTCCAAATTCATTTTGCTGATTGGATGTTCAAGACAGAGCCTGAATTTCATTCAGATAGGAATGAGATGTGTTCACAGGCTCTTATGATTCCTCCAAAAGTATATCGGAGCCTGTGGCATGACTCAGAGTCTGGGATATGGGGAGTAGTATGTGAGTTCTCACCCTGCAGTTTTACAAATCTGGACAGGTGTTGATTTTTTGGAGATGCTAAGTACTGTGTATTTATGATAAATCATTATTGTAATAAACCTGGAAGTACTTTGGGTGCAATTAGTCCTGTCAATATGTAGAGGGGCCCGGTCACACATGCTGCCTCTCATTATTTCTGGACTGGAGGCATTTCATCGCTGTTCTCTCCAATTTTGTTCATGATAATCTGAGATGATGACCCATCATTGCATCTATGTGGCATTCTTattgtttctgagtgtgtgtgtgtgtgtgtgtgtgtgtgtgtgtgtgtgtgtgtgttccacttaTGATCTAAGGAGTCTGTAGTATGTGATGGGGCAGAGATATTCCCTAACTCATTTTCTAATGATTTTGATGAATCCAGGGAGCCTCACTTTGAGCAGGACAGCAAGTATCTTCTGTGTTCACTTTGGGTTCCCATTGAAAACTCCTGGTGTATGTTATAAAGCCTTTTCCCTGTAAATACTGATTATGTCCTTTGGAAATTTATGGACAAAAGTTCCAATGATTGATAATTcattaaatgaaaacagaagtgccTTCTCAGGATTAAGGTGGACCCAGTCCTGTTGCACAGGCTCCTGGAAAGTTGTTGGAGAGCTAGTCTATTCCTTCAAGGCCTCTCAGGGAGCTAAAGCACGCCAGCTCCCTTCTTTTACTTCCCTGGCTCTACTGGCCCCATGTGAAGAGTAACAGGTTTAATAAGCACCTGGGAGAACCAGTACCAAGGAGGAAGGATGTGGCATATAGGGGATGGGGTAATTGACGATTCAGCTTGAATTGACTTGATCCCTGTATCCTTAGTTCATGGGGATATTTGCTCCTTGGACCATGCCCTCCCACAGGAAAAACTTTGAGAAGTTCATGCTTACGATGCAATACCACCAAATGATGACTGacctcaagaaaatgccacaagaGATCAGTGAAGCCTTGTCCAAGAGCCAGGAACTGACAAAAGAAAATCACTCATACTGGTGAGTGACTAACATGGTCATGACACAAGCACTAGAAACAGAATGTGTCTGCCCATCCTTGTCTTTGAACCAAAGTGAGGGCTCAGGTTGTAAACTGTTTGCCTCTTAAAAGGATTCTTGCCCCTTCAATGCAAGGCTCTAGGCTTTTTACCTCTTAGACACATTTTGAACAAGTGTGAAGGGTCTGTGAGCCCCTCCtgacatttttcctttccaactCAATATCCTTGAGATAGTAAACATTTGCACCATCATGGAGATATCAATCAACCTTGAGCCTCTTGGGCTCTGAAAGGAGATTTATACTGTGGATTCTGTGAGACATATAGAAAGATTGTCTACATTTTGAGTGTGTTCTCTCCTAGAGAAGGTCTGCTCTCTAACTACAGATAGGTTTTTAACACCATGGGCCCATTAGTACACATATGGCCCATGTCCTTTTCTGGGAGATACATGAGAACCTACTGGTGTCAGCGTTTTTAGAAGTACTTTGAGTCTTCTGGAATGTGGCTGTCCTCTGCATTTGACTTTACTCTATGCAATATTCCATGACTAATCTGGACTATAGTCTTAGGCTGACTGGGGATCAGGGCCCATGAAGGTGGTTGGTACATGGAGGAGTAGGAAGAAGATGGATGCTCTCTGGGAGTCAaccatttttgtttttggctcAGGATCAATAATTGCCAACTCCTAAGTGAATATAATCATCAAAAGCACAAAGTCAAGATGTTGTGGACTGAGAAAAGGGAACTGCTACAGGAGCAGATTGCACTGGAAGAAGACAGCAAACTAACGAACATTTTGTGTATAAAAGGCTGCGAGATTTTGAATGACCCCTGTACCAAGCAGCATCAGGTAGGATGAATGAGCATAAGGGGCAGGTTGCTCTCTTCTCTAAACATAGACACAGGCAAGCCCATGTAACCATCCTGAACCTTATCCAGGCACTCTCCATGTCTCATCCAGttgttcatttctctgatcatttaCAAGACTTTCTGTGGAGTTAGCCTCTTACAGGACACTGGAGGATAGGCAAGCAGATCCTCCTGCTGAAGTAAAAGCTGCAGTTCATTATGATGTATAATTTGAACAAACACTACCCACCTACATGCCATTATGTTAGAAAGGTACTATGTGGGTGCATCCATTTTAGTATAAAAGAACTTTGATAAAGTCAGGTCTTTAGCTCATTTGCTTTGTAGGAGTCATTTGGGTGCATTGCAAGATGGTCTCTTTACCCTGCTGAGATCTTGTTTCATACAGAAAGAGCCTGAATAGTATCTTGCCAGTCCTGTTTTCTCTCAGTTTTCCTATAATCCTTTCCTAGAGCTTAGATTGTAGAGCTGACAGGATGAACAGGGATGTGTGAAAACTTCTCTCATGCTGAGGGTTGGGATGAGACATGTGAGACTTCAAGAATAAAATGTCTCCAACTTTCTCACCATAGGCTAAGATGTGTGTTCCTAAGCAGTATCAGTCCCCAAGAGTTGGATATCAGAGTCCTGAATCTCACTTGAAACATCAGATATTTATAGACTACATTCAAATCTTCTTCCAACATTGTGGTGTCTTCATACATTCCTGCTCACTTATGATttctgtagagtgtgtgtgtgtgtgaatatgtgaggatttgagtgtgtgtgtttgtgtgtatgtgtttgtgtgcttgtgagtgtgtgaAATGTATATTTGCACAAATATGTATATTGTTGGTTGTATTGAGTGTCCATGTATTTACCTGTGGTTTTGGTCAATCTATATGTATCATAGTCCCTTGAGCCCAAGTGTCTCACTGACCTTGAAACTTGCTGAGTATATCATGGGTATGGCTTCCTTCAGTACAGATTCCCCCTCATAGTTCTGCAGAGTGCTGCATTTCAGATAAATCATTACCTGTTAATTCACTCACCTCCTTTGGACTGACATTCAGGAtgttttttatataatatgaattGTAATGTGTTGTAAAATTTCTGGATAATAACTGTGGAAAACTGTATTTACTACCATGGTCTTTTCAGGAATAGCACGTAGGCTTAGGGAGCAGAGTGTGTTTCACCTTGGAGTTTGCTGGAGGATGATCTTGAAACCCTCTGTCTTAGGATCCTGAAAGGTGTgtggatccacttgtctctgcagaGCTTATAACATACTTATAGGATTAGCAAGCATCTGCATGGAAAAAGTGCCTAACTCAGAAATAAGTACTGGCTGGGCAGTACAACCCGGGTTAGTCTACGAGCCTTATACACTGTTTAGGTACCACTACCTCCTCAAGTGACAGTAAATGTGCTGAAACATAGCAGTATTTTTATTGATCTCTGTGTGGGAGATGGgtggatgtgtatgtgtatgtgcttttgTCCATTTATGTTTTAGAATATATATGTTGTGCATTTGAATAATGGTTGGTACTTGTTATTGGTGCCTGTATATACAGCTGTGTGTTcaagttcttgtgtgtgtgtgtgtgtgtgtgtgtgtgtgtgtgtgtgttcatgtgtgggaaGACATGCCTTGTCTCTgtgcatataagtatatattacatgtatatattcatagaTTCAATTGGTAAGCAAACATCCTAAAtggtaaaagaaaacatctttaatgaGGAAAGTCCTCTGCCATTTCATTTTGCATCAGGGAAACATCAAATACAGCAGCCCCACATCATGCCTCTCCACCTATCACATAAGAAAATAAGGAGACAAGATGGTGTAAAGTCAGATTTTAAAGGGTTTGtataggaaaaaatatttc is from Apodemus sylvaticus chromosome 8, mApoSyl1.1, whole genome shotgun sequence and encodes:
- the LOC127690770 gene encoding uncharacterized protein LOC127690770 produces the protein MLSRLHRIFRRENRIQTETRPRQKRQKEAGLLSCWETRKKWSWGRHRSVGKASSQPSNINEEEQRMKRLDKLKRDLQKMENERNELRGILAHYTNKDLNDRKNFEKFMLTMQYHQMMTDLKKMPQEISEALSKSQELTKENHSYWINNCQLLSEYNHQKHKVKMLWTEKRELLQEQIALEEDSKLTNILCIKGCEILNDPCTKQHQTVFQQGCMLGRFQRSADGHQDLLSIQEESEKVILC